The following are from one region of the Macrobrachium nipponense isolate FS-2020 chromosome 21, ASM1510439v2, whole genome shotgun sequence genome:
- the LOC135198005 gene encoding zinc finger protein 85-like — MTQNCSLCDKVFVTKEALDEHLLNHQEKKTVVRRRGRPGSKIACECSECNEVFFRRCDLRLHRRIMHQPNKVVCTVCSRSFSNEGRLKMHYQHHNVGGGYECVYCSREFNKGWKLKIHVVNHSGKAPYICLYCKEDFLYPGKIVDHLKREHDIFLACRDCGLGFRTSIEQENHICKLFDCKDCNMSFCTSKELSSHVESHKVKSENFPVEKEPSQTNHDSMIFTANEMLLASFSNSDVIPSLCATNKASTLPDSLGKSKIDPCSESEFPVCVQLERENATCTESKTPQCAQGENQNYPYEKNKSLVCIQLETDNDFCEENKMLPSTPMESKNISCAEVQNKNTVCKGNKIPPQTQFESRNNLHKSSKTVPFLMVENEDGHYKPPLLIVQMSATTKPDTIKGNVPSKVIAKKLSFVSPQCNESVKSKLNEQALSMVNVSSKNTIDELSTPKSGTGFDISCTIEPDSCFNKPVASKKSVIDVPSNSFPKTEGLESKVCRFKVAKPGLVSSRRHFINILKKNPVNSKVNQEQASPNAKPEQTSLELWLTSDGSCVTSDFVFGLETKGSERSLDSPCKVYKIEKERYDMTFEDLCQF, encoded by the coding sequence ATGACACAGAATTGCTCTTTGTGTGACAAAGTCTTTGTCACTAAAGAAGCTCTTGACGAGCATCTTTTAAATCACCAAGAGAAGAAGACAGTAGTACGCAGAAGAGGAAGGCCTGGCAGTAAAATTGCCTGTGAATGCTCAGAATGCAATGAAGTTTTCTTCAGGAGATGTGATCTTCGACTGCACAGAAGGATAATGCATCAGCCAAATAAAGTAGTGTGTACTGTATGCAGTCGAAGTTTCAGTAATGAAGGACGTTTGAAAATGCATTACCAACATCACAATGTTGGAGGTGGGTATGAATGCGTTTATTGCTCAAGGGAGTTCAATAAGGGCTGGAAATTGAAGATTCACGTGGTTAATCATAGTGGCAAAGCACCatatatttgcttgtactgtaaaGAAGATTTTCTTTATCCAGGTAAAATTGTGGATCACTTGAAACGAGAACATGATATATTCTTAGCATGCAGAGATTGTGGGTTAGGTTTTAGAACTAGCATAGAACAAGAAAACCATATTTGTAAGCTGTTTGATTGCAAAGATTGCAATATGTCATTTTGCACAAGCAAGGAATTATCATCACATGTAGAAAGTCATAAAGTAAAGAGTGAAAATTTTCCCGTAGAAAAAGAACCTTCTCAGACAAACCATGATAGCATGATTTTTACTGCCAATGAGATGTTATTAGCTTCTTTTTCTAATAGTGATGTAATTCCCTCTTTGTGTGCCACAAACAAAGCTTCAACTCTACCCGATAGCTTGGGAAAAAGTAAAATTGACCCTTGCAGTGAAAGTGAATTTCCAGTGTGCGTGCAGTTAGAAAGAGAAAATGCTACCTGCACAGAAAGTAAAACTCCACAGTGTGCCCAGGGAGAAAACCAAAATTAtccttatgaaaaaaataaatccctTGTGTGTATCCAACTAGAAACTGATaatgatttttgtgaagaaaataaaatgctaCCAAGTACCCCAATGGAGAGCAAAAATATTTCATGTGCTGAGgtgcaaaataaaaatactgtgTGCAAAGGAAATAAAATCCCTCCCCAAACCCAATTTGAAAGTAGAAATAATCTACATAAAAGCAGTAAAACTGTGCCGTTTCTCATGGTGGAAAATGAAGATGGTCATTACAAGCCCCCTTTGTTAATAGTACAAATGTCAGCTACTACTAAGCCAGATACTATTAAAGGTAATGTGCCATCAAAAGTGATAGCAAAGAAATTGAGTTTTGTCAGTCCTCAGTGCAATGAGAGTGTTAAATCCAAACTTAATGAACAAGCCTTATCAATGGTAAATGTATCAAGCAAAAATACTATAGATGAGCTGTCAACTCCCAAAAGTGGTACTGGCTTCGATATTTCATGTACCATTGAACCAGATAGTTGCTTTAATAAACCTGTAGCGAGTAAAAAGTCAGTCATTGATGTGCCATCAAACTCATTTCCAAAGACTGAAGGACTTGAATCTAAAGTTTGCAGGTTCAAAGTTGCAAAGCCAGGTCTAGTTTCCTCTAGAAGACACTTTATTAACATTTTGAAAAAGAACCCTGTGAACTCAAAAGTGAATCAAGAACAGGCATCACCAAATGCCAAGCCTGAGCAAACATCACTAGAGTTATGGTTGACAAGTGACGGTTCGTGCGTAACCAGTGATTTTGTGTTTGGGCTGGAAACTAAAGGTTCTGAGAGGTCTTTGGATTCACCATGTAAGGTTTATAAGATTGAGAAGGAACGCTATGATATGACTTTTGAGGATCTCTGccagttttaa